A window from Dunckerocampus dactyliophorus isolate RoL2022-P2 chromosome 15, RoL_Ddac_1.1, whole genome shotgun sequence encodes these proteins:
- the pus7l gene encoding pseudouridylate synthase PUS7L, whose product MKQDGDAASLPVCFVSSHEGFLGSIKKLIKDFVVTEIDIHGQQVNTAAPTPAPHCSEKVSSRCKQDFQGAEDHHAFSADCRFDLTISSPDSLDLSMILGPAVSEQLEQFVVSLRDDVMEEEGETPGNKELSLGSFTDKYQRANVHRAVRHRFPFLMTVTIQPEIRVREDPDYRELSQLVTEEEAEDFFRFIDAKVQDSSYTFHPDDNKEHRTAVHHFLNRRFGKLVETKSFGEQERTAISVRLRERGRPKKRTADERKEEDVYTAFTLCKENLETLEAISYMAATLGVLPSDFTYAGIKDKRAVTYQSMVVKKVSPQRLMEKRAEFEKRGMRLSQIRSVAEPLKLGRLQGNHFDLVVRNVRPHGADDAHTGAEKQRHLATLVEEALENVKARGFVNYYGPQRFGTGQGVQSDHVGLALLQEDMVTAVRLFFSPDDGDDPQSQAKRHFLQTDNAKESLALMPVSKARERLMLRALNRYGTGPEGCAKAWLSLPHGMRVFYPHAYCSRVWNEAVAHRLATLGHGVRQGDLVWMQGADYMDDNQESSTAKIHVVTEQEEQQGVYSLAQVLLPMPGNTVKYPENGMGTWYRERLARDGLESCRFRVGSLKMNLPGCYRPMLANLCNLRYRLQTKEEGAGGGEVLTLNFDLDSSCYATICLREIMKCDP is encoded by the exons ATGAAGCAGGACGGTGATGCTGCCAGTCTTCCCGTGTGCTTTGTATCAAGCCACGAGGGTTTTCTTGGAAGCATTAAAAAGTTGATCAAAGACTTCGTGGTGACCGAAATAGACATCCATGGACAGCAAGTCAATACAGCAGCACCCACTCCGGCTCCTCACTGCTCAGAAAAGGTCAGTAGTAGATGTAAACAGGACTTTCAGGGAGCAGAGGATCATCATGCCTTCTCAGCAGATTGTAGGTTCGATTTGACCATATCCAGCCCAGACAGCTTGGACTTGAGCATGATTTTGGGTCCGGCAGTGAGTGAGCAGCTGGAGCAGTTTGTGGTGAGTCTCCGAGATGATGTGATGGAGGAGGAAGGTGAAACTCCAGGCAACAAGGAGCTCTCCCTGGGCTCCTTTACTGACAAATACCAGCGCGCCAATGTCCACCGAGCCGTCCGACACCGCTTCCCTTTTCTCATGACTGTCACCATTCAGCCGGAGATCAGGGTGAGGGAGGACCCGGACTACAGGGAGCTGTCCCAGCTGGTCACCGAAGAAGAGGCGGAGGACTTCTTCAGGTTCATCGACGCCAAAGTGCAGGACTCGTCCTACACGTTTCATCCGGACGACAACAAGGAGCACCGCACGGCCGTGCACCATTTCCTGAACCGCCGCTTTGGGAAACTGGTGGAGACGAAGAGCTTTGGCGAACAGGAGAGGACGGCCATCTCGGTGCGGCTGAGGGAGCGAGGCAGACCCAAGAAACGGACCGCAGATGAGCGGAAAGAGGAGGACGTTTACACAG CGTTCACTTTGTGTAAGGAAAACCTGGAGACTCTGGAGGCTATCAGCTACATGGCGGCAACACTGGGCGTCCTCCCGTCAGACTTCACCTACGCTGGCATCAAAGATAAGCGAGCGGTCACCTACCAGTCCATGGTGGTCAAGAAGGTCTCGCCTCAACG GTTGATGGAGAAGAGGGCGGAGTTTGAGAAAAGAGGGATGCGTCTTTCTCAAATACGCTCTGTGGCCGAGCCCCTGAAGCTGGGGCGCCTCCAAGGTAACCACTTTGACCTGGTGGTCCGGAATGTAAGACCACACGGCGCCGATGACGCTCACACCGGTGCTGAAAAACAGCGTCATCTTGCAACGTTGGTGGAAGAAGCATTGGAGAATGTGAAG GCCAGAGGTTTCGTCAACTATTACGGGCCGCAGAGGTTCGGAACCGGGCAAGGTGTTCAGTCGGATCACGTCGGCCTGGCTCTACTCCAAGAAGACATG GTGACTGCCGTCCGTTTGTTCTTCAGTCCCGACGATGGCGATGATCCTCAGAGCCAAGCAAAGAGACACTTCCTCCAGACTG ATAATGCTAAGGAGTCCTTGGCGCTAATGCCCGTGTCCAAAGCCAGGGAGCGCCTCATGCTCCGTGCGCTGAACCGCTACGGTACCGGTCCAGAAGGTTGTGCCAAAGCCTGGCTCAGCCTTCCGCACGGCATGAGAGTCTTCTATCCACACGCCTACTGTAGCAG AGTTTGGAATGAGGCTGTGGCACACAGGTTAGCCACACTGGGGCACGGTGTGCGACAAGGGGACCTGGTGTGGATGCAGGGAGCAGACTACATGGACGACAACCAGGAAAGCAGCACTGCTAAG ATCCATGTCGTGACAGAGCAAGAAGAACAACAAGGAGTCTACTCCCTCGCTCAG GTGTTGCTCCCGATGCCGGGGAACACGGTGAAGTACCCCGAGAACGGCATGGGCACGTGGTACCGGGAGAGACTGGCCAGAGACGGCCTGGAGAGCTGCCGCTTCCGAGTGGGCAGCCTCAAGATGAACCTGCCGGGCTGCTACCGCCCTATGCTGGCCAACCTGTGCAACCTCCGCTACCGCCTCCAGACCAAGGAAGAAGGAGCAGGAGGCGGCGAGGTGCTCACCTTAAACTTTGACCTGGACTCCTCCTGCTATGCCACCATCTGCCTCAGGGAGATCATGAAGTGTGATCCTTAG